The following are from one region of the Aspergillus chevalieri M1 DNA, chromosome 1, nearly complete sequence genome:
- a CDS encoding uncharacterized protein (COG:Q;~EggNog:ENOG410PJRP;~InterPro:IPR002347,IPR036291,IPR020904;~PFAM:PF00106,PF13561,PF08659;~go_function: GO:0016491 - oxidoreductase activity [Evidence IEA];~go_process: GO:0055114 - oxidation-reduction process [Evidence IEA]) has product MTTIRRPNPPVSDSIFEMFSMRGRVVIITGGSGGIGYQVSRGLAEAGANVALWYNQSIQAKDLAATIARDFGIAAKAYRCDVQDFNQVKSTTDAVVADFGRLDVMIANAGIPSKAGGLDDRLENWHRVVDVDFSGAYYCARAAGEIFRKQQSGNVIFTASMSGHAVNVPQQQACYNACKAGIIHLSKSLAVEFAPFARVNSVSPGYIDTAISGDCPSVMKEEWYSLTPLKRDADPRELKGVYLYLASDASTFTTGADFVVDGGYTCR; this is encoded by the exons ATGACTACCATCCGTCGCCCCAATCCTCCCGTCTCCGACAGCATCTTCGAGATGTTCAGCATGCGCGGCCGCGTGGTTATCATCACCGGTGGCTCAGGAGGAATCGGATACCAGGTTTCTCGAGGGCTAGCCGAAGCCGGTGCCAATGTAGCCTTGTGGTATAACCAGTCCATCCAGGCAAAAGACCTAGCTGCTACTATCGCGCGAGACTTTGGAATTGCGGCCAAGGCGTACCGGTGTGATGTGCAAGATTTCAACCAG GTGAAATCTACCACTGACGCTGTCGTTGCCGACTTCGGCCGTCTGGATGTCATGATCGCCAACGCCGGTATCCCTTCCAAAGCTGGAGGTCTCGACGACCGTCTGGAGAACTGGCACCGCGTGGTGGATGTTGATTTCTCAGGCGCATACTATTGCGCCCGAGCAGCGGGCGAGATCTTCCGCAAGCAACAATCCGGAAACGTAATCTTCACTGCATCTATGTCGGGGCATGCTGTCAACGTGCCACAGCAACAA GCCTGCTACAACGCCTGCAAAGCCGGCATAATCCACCTCTCCAAATCGCTCGCCGTGGAATTCGCCCCCTTCGCGCGCGTCAACAGCGTCAGTCCGGGGTACATAGATACCGCAATTAGCGGCGATTGTCCGAGTGTGATGAAGGAGGAGTGGTATAGTTTGACGCCGTTGAAACGGGATGCGGATCCGAGAGAGTTGAAGGGCGTATATTTGTATTTGGCGAGTGATGCTAGTACGTTTACCACGGGAGCAGACTTTGTGGTTGATGGGGGGTATACTTGTCGGTAG